The Nicotiana tabacum cultivar K326 chromosome 14, ASM71507v2, whole genome shotgun sequence genome contains a region encoding:
- the LOC107766013 gene encoding receptor-like cytosolic serine/threonine-protein kinase RBK2: MDEDSTREVIEEDKVYEESIREASENQTESESTTSKPSTSDSDGWQGFIKRLKKGPSIHLHTFHPNMPSLPSLPSLKMLSKRKSRSARRSMPMLPAPNLDVDLQYCFEANWKNFSLSELQQATDNFSPENLIGEGGYSEVYKGHLKDGQPVAVKRLTRGSQEEMTSDYLSELGILVHVKHPNIANVIGYGVEGGMHLVLPLSPHGSLANMLNGERGKLTWHIRYNIALGAAAGLAYLHEGCQRRIIHRDIKAANVLLTEDFEAQISDFGLAKWLPDKWTHLTVSQFEGTFGYLPPEFFMHGIVDEKTDVYAFGVLLLELISGRPALDESRNSVVMWAKPLLLGKKHNEIVDPSLGDAYDSEQLNQILMVASLCIQQDSADRPSMSQVEQMLIGDDGILQSKKKFKRWPPLKRRCAIELDALLESP; encoded by the exons ATGGATGAGGATTCTACTAGAGAAGTTATCGAGGAGGATAAAGTATATGAGGAGTCGATAAGAGAAGCTTCAGAGAATCAGACAGAGTCTGAATCAACCACTTCCAAGCCTAGCACTTCAGATTCCGATGGTTGGCAAGGATTCATTAAAAGACTAAAGAAAGGGCCATCCATACATTTGCATACATTCCATCCTAACATGCCTTCCCTACCTTCACTACCTTCCTTAAAGATGCTATCCAAAAGAAAAAGTAGGAGTGCACGACGGAGCATGCCAATGTTGCCTGCTCCTAATCTAGATGTTGATTTGCAATACTGCTTTGAAGCTAACTGGAAGAATTTCTCCCTTTCAGAACTTCAGCAAGCTACCGACAACTTTAGCCCTG AGAATTTGATTGGTGAGGGAGGTTATTCTGAAGTATACAAAGGACATCTCAAAGATGGCCAACCTGTGGCAGTGAAAAGGTTGACTAGGGGATCTCAAGAGGAAATGACATCTGACTACTTATCTGAGCTAGGAATTTTAGTACATGTCAAACATCCAAACATTGCCAATGTAATTGGCTATGGAGTTGAAGGTGGGATGCACCTTGTTCTTCCTTTGTCTCCTCATGGGAGCTTAGCTAATATGCTTAATG gtgaGAGGGGTAAATTGACTTGGCACATAAGGTATAATATTGCTCTGGGCGCAGCAGCAGGCCTTGCGTATCTTCATGAGGGGTGCCAGAGGAGGATTATCCACAGAGATATAAAGGCTGCTAATGTATTGTTGACAGAAGACTTTGAGGCTCAG ATATCTGACTTTGGGCTTGCAAAATGGCTCCCTGATAAGTGGACTCACCTCACTGTATCGCAGTTTGAAGGCACCTTTGG TTACCTCCCTCCTGAGTTCTTTATGCATGGCATTGTGGATGAAAAAACTGATGTCTATGCTTTTGGTGTGTTACTGTTGGAGCTCATTTCCGGACGTCCAGCTTTGGATGAATCTCGTAATAGTGTTGTGATGTGG GCTAAACCTTTGCTTCTCGGCAAGAAACATAATGAGATAGTCGATCCATCACTCGGAGATGCCTATGACTCAGAACAGCTTAATCAGATTCTTATGGTTGCCTCATTGTGCATACAGCAAGATTCAGCAGATCGGCCTTCAATGAGCCAG GTCGAACAAATGTTAATTGGTGATGACGGCATTCTACAAAGCAAGAAAAAGTTTAAAAGATGGCCTCCCCTCAAGCGAAGATGTGCCATAGAACTGGATGCACTACTTGAGTCTCCCTAA
- the LOC107766011 gene encoding uncharacterized protein At4g15545, with the protein MLSKEFDLPEEVLEVLPSDPFEQLDVARKITSIALSTRISALESEADALRRQLSERDDVISDLHSQLDSLDSSLSDASDKLSRAEQEKESLVKENAALSNTVKKLSRDVAKLEAFRKTLMRSLNEEEDSPAGAPNLAKNGQSRSDEDASLPPPRTQSTESGQSYSEDAESETSRPRISPGLLLASQTSTPRLTPPGSPPSLSAFVSPSRSPRPLSPRRHSISFSTTRGMFDDRSSVYSSTSSQYGSMSGLETGSQTARARVDGKEFFRQVRSRLSYEQFGAFLTNVKELNSHKQTKEDTLRKAAEIFGDENKDLYTIFEGLITRNAQ; encoded by the exons ATGTTGTCAAAGGAATTCGATCTTCCCGAGGAAGTATTGGAAGTACTGCCGTCAGATCCATTTGAACAGCTAGATGTGGCGCGTAAGATCACCTCCATTGCCCTCTCCACGCGCATCTCCGCCTTGGAATCGGAAGCCGACGCCCTCCGCCGCCAGCTGTCGGAGAGGGATGACGTCATCTCAGACCTACACTCCCAGCTCGACTCCCTCGACTCCTCCCTCTCCGATGCATCCGACAAGCTTTCCCGCGCCGAGCAAGAGAAG GAGAGTTTGGTGAAAGAGAATGCAGCGCTATCCAATACTGTAAAGAAGCTTAGTCGTGATGTTGCGAAG TTGGAAGCCTTCAGAAAGACACTTATGAGATCACTCAATGAGGAAGAAGACAGCCCG GCTGGAGCTCCAAATCTTGCCAAAAATGGACAAAGCCGATCAG ATGAAGATGCTTCCCTGCCACCTCCTCGGACACAGTCAACAGAGAGTGGACAATCATATTCAGAGGATGCCGAGTCAGAAA CTTCTAGGCCTCGCATATCGCCAGGCTTGTTGTTAGCATCACAGACTAGTACTCCACGTCTTACTCCTCCTGGTTCCCCTCCAAGTCTTTCGGCATTTGTGTCTCCTTCAAGGTCACCAAGACCACTATCTCCAAGGAGACATTCCATTTCATTCTCAACAACAAGAGGCATGTTTGATGACAGATCTTCAGTATATTCTTCAACCTCAAGCCAGTATGGCTCGATGTCAGGCCTTGAAACAGGATCACAAACTG CACGAGCTCGAGTGGATGGGAAGGAGTTCTTCCGACAAGTCAG GAGTCGGCTATCATACGAGCAGTTTGGTGCCTTTCTAACAAATGTTAAGGAATTAAACTCGCACAAGCAAACAAAAGAG GATACTTTGCGGAAAGCAGCTGAAATTTTTGGTGATGAAAACAAGGACCTATATACCATCTTTGAAGGGTTGATCACTCGTAATGCCCAATAA